In the Candidatus Aegiribacteria sp. genome, AAGTCCTCCCGAAAAGGTAAGGGGCATTCCCCTCTGTGAACATTCTCCTATGAAATCCGCGGCTTCATCCGCGTTTTCAGGCCAGGCTGCGGATTCACACCACGCACCCGACAGGTTTGATTCATCGTGAAGAAGGTCTGCGCACATTTCCGATATGTTGTCTTTTCCGGTTACAATTCTCATGGGAACCCTTCATGAATTGTATATAAAAAGTTCGGGGTTACTACTCACGGAACCGATTGTATAATTCGTACTATAGTGAATCGATCACAGAAGCAGGAATATTCTTAAGAAAGGTCTCGCATTATGGGAGAAACTTTTGCGGTAAAAGTTCTTGGCCGGGCAGCTGGAAAGAAGGTCAGGGAAGGTGAGATAGTGTTCGTTGAACCGGATTATATCCTTACTCATGATAACAGTTCAGCGATAATAGGCAAGTTCGAATCCACCGTTCCGGGGGGGAAGGTAAAGTATCCCGGAAGGTTGGCTATTGTGCTCGACCACGTCACACCCGCAGCTTCAAGCAAGAACGCAGCGGGTCACATGAAGATACGGGAATTTGTCAGGGAACAGGGAATAACCAACTTTTTCGATATTGGAACCGGCATTTGTCATCAGGTCATGCCTGAAATGGGGCTTGTCAAACCAGGATCGATTGTCGTCGGCAGCGACAGCCATACATGCACTTACGGTGCGTTCAACTGCTTCGCAACCGGTATTGACAGAACCGAAGCCGCCGGTATCTGGATAACCGGCAGAACCTGGTTCAGAGTACCCGAAACGATGAATATCGAACTTAACGGATCCTTTGATGCCGCTGTTTCCAGTAAAGACCTGATTCTAACCATAATTGGAGATGTGGGAGCGGGCGGCGCGAACTATATGGCTGTTGAGTTCAATGGTCCAGCTGTCGGAGGGCTCAGGATATCCGATAGAATGACAATCGCCAACATGGGAATTGAAATGGGTGCCAAGATCGCCGCATTCCCGGCCAATATGTTAACAAGTAAATACTTACAGGATCTGGGTATGGATACCAGTGGTGCCGTCTGGAGTGATCATGACGCTGAATACGCGAGTTCGCTGGAGTATGACCTTTCGGATATAATCCCTGTTATTGCATGTCCCCATCAGGTTGATAACGTTGTCCCGGTCGAAGAAATGGCCGGCATGAAGATAGACCAGGTTTTCCTTGGAACCTGCACCAACGGCAGGGCGGAGGACTTAAAAGCGGCAGCAGACATCCTCAGAGGTGAAAGGGTTCACGCAGGCGTAAGGATGATAATTGCCCCGGCTTCCAGAAAGCAATACCTCAGGGCGATGAAAATGGGTGTCATGCAGGATCTTGTTGAATCGGGAGCGGTCGTTCTGCCCCCCGGTTGCGGACCATGCCTTGGAGCGCATCAGGGAGTTCTGGCTCCCGGTGAGAAATGTCTTTCAACAGCAAACCGGAATTTCAAGGGAAGAATGGGTGAAAAAGAGGCTGAGATATACCTTTCCAGCCCGGAAACGGCAGCTGCTTCGGCCATAGCAGGCAAAATAGTGGATCCAAGGGAGGTACTCAGATGACTGTGTTCTACTATCCTCAGAACGATATCAACACCGATCTGCTCTTTCCGGGCAAGTACACCTACACCTGTGCAACAGGTCCCGAGATAAAGGAGCATCTCCTGGAAGACCTCGATCCTGCCTTTGCTGGAGCTGTTCAACCCGGAGACATAATAATCGCGGGTGAGAACTTCGGATGCGGATCGAGCAGGGAGCAGCCTTCCCTCGGATTAAAATATGTAGGCGTAAAAGCCGTAATCGCGAAATCATTCGCCAGGATATTTTATAGAAGCGCCATTAACCAGGGACTGCTTCTTGTCCAGAGTCCGGAAGCTGTGGATTATTTCACAGAAGGCGATGAGATAGCGATAGATCCAGCCTCAGGAGAGGTGCACGTTGGCAGCAGTATATTTACTTTTCCTCCGCTGCCTGATGAGATGCTCGATATCCTCAAGGATGGCGGACTGCTTAATCACATCAAGAAGGAATACACTACGGGAGATGAAGCGTGAGATTCAATACAGTGATTCAGATTACCTTGCTCATAATGGTCTCCGTTCTACCGAGTGCTGCATCCGATGGTATTTCGGTCAGCGTGGGGCCGATGATTTCGAATCTGGCTCCGATGGATTCGGTTTACGAAAACAGGTTTCTCACTCCTGGGACATCGGCAGGCATCGCTGTAGATATCGATGCGCCCGGGATACTGGACTTCAGAATTACAGGGGAATACTTCTGGAAAAACTCTTCCCCGATCGGCTGGGATGGCGAATTGAGCGCATTTCTGATTTCGATTATGCCCCTGGCGGAGTACAATGTTTTCAAAAAGCTCTCCGTTTTCGCGGGAGCAGGCGGAGTTTTTATAACCGGGAAGTACAGCGGAACGGATGATTTTGGAGAATATGTTGAAGCTCAGGGAAATTCAGCAGGTTTTACCTTTTCAGTTGGAGCCGAGGTAAATCTTCTCGGTCCCGTGTCCGGCAGGATGGAGTACAGGCGGTCTTTTGCCAATATAACAATGGACAGCGCAGTAATTGACGGAGTGGAATCCTCGGTTTATCCGGCAGCCGAAGCTGATCTTGGAAGTTCCCAGTTCAGCATTACTTTCCCCGTAAGTTTATTCGGTAGTGAAGGATCGATTTTCTGAGATTATTGACGATTCGTGTGTTTTTCAATAATATCAATTGCTCCGGAGCCGGCGTAGCTCAGCTGGCAGAGCAGCGCATTCGTAATGCGCAGGTCAACGGTTCGATTCCGTTCGCCGGCTCCACATTTCACTTCAAGGAAGATTTATGAAACCAATAATCAGCGGATCAGGAATAAGGGGTATATTCGGCAAGTCCCTTACAGTTGCCAACGCCGCGGAATTCGCTTCCGCGTTCGGGGTTCTCTCCGGCAGGGGGCCTGTTGTAGTCGGCAGAGATACCAGAAGAAGCGGACCCGCGGTAGAGGCAGCCGTATCCGCAGGTCTTATGTCCGTGGGTTGTGACCCGATTCTCCTGGGGATTGTGCCTACTCCTACCGTACAGCTTGAAGCCATGAAGGAAGGAATACGCGGAGGAATTGCCATTACCTCAAGCCATAATCCCGGTGAATGGAACGCTCTGAAACTCATCGGAGGTGATGGTGTTTTCCTGAGGTCAGATGACAGAGAACGATTGATGGTATTACTCAGCACCGAAATGAAACATTCTGATTACAGAGAAGTCGGGATTCCCCGCGAATTGAGCGGAGCCGTGGAAAGGCATATCGAAGGTGTACTTTCGTTGCCATGGCTGGTTTCTGAAGGAAGACCGCTTTCAGCGGTTCTTGATGTTACTGGAGGCGCGGCTGCTCCTTTCGCTCCGATGCTGATGGACAGGCTGGGAGTTGAATTCACCGTGATCAATTCCGAAATGACACCTTCTGGTGATTTCCCACGGGTTGCTGAACCAACCGTTGAGAGCCTCAGGGAACTGTCCGACGCGGTTAAAGATGAGAACGCCGATATTGGTTTTGCTTTTGATCCGGATGGAGACAGGCTTGCCCTTGTAGACGAGAATGGAAGAATTATTGGCGAGGATTACACGGTTGCACTGGCAATAGATTTTATACTTGCAGAAAGGCCGGGTCCGGCTGTTGTTAACCTCTCTACCTCCAGACTGGCGGAAGATGCCGCCGGGAAACATGGCTGCAGGCTGTACCGCAGCCCGGTGGGAGAGGTCAACGTTGTGGAGGAAATGGAAAAACGTGGAGCCATCATAGGCGGCGAGGGTAACGGTGGAGTCATCGACCGGGCTTTTCACGCTGGCCGGGACAGCGGTGTGGCAATGGCCTGCGCGGTTTCATTTTTAAGAAGTTATCCCGGTTCCAGTATAGGAACCTGGGCAGAAAGCTATCCATCCTACAGCATGTTCAAGAGAAAGCTTCCATTCAAAGCTGAGTTCGAGGTCTTGAAATCCCGCCTTCTGGAAGAGTTCGGTCCGGCGGACGATACGAGAGACGGTTTATGGTATTCCCGGGATGGAGGCTGGATGCATATCAGACCATCAGGTACGGAACCTGTGGTCAGGTTCATTGCCGAGAACAGGGAAAATGGTTACATTGATAATGACTTCCGGATATTCAGTATTACAATGGAGAATTTATGTGCGGAATAGTTGGATACGTAGGAAACAGACCGGCAAGGGAAATACTTCTTGCCGGGCTCAAGCGTCTTGAATACAGAGGTTACGATTCTGCGGGGTACGCGCTTCAGAATAAAGGCAATCTGTTTGTAAAAAAGCGTGAAGGCCGCGTCAGTGATCTCGAAAAAATCGATCCCGGAGAAGCCGATTCCTCGACTGTAGGGATAGCTCATACCCGCTGGGCTACCCATGGAGAACCCTCCTATGCTAACGCTCATCCCCATATTGACATGACGGGGAAGATAGCGGTAGTTCACAATGGAATTATAGAAAATTTCAAGGTACTCAGGCAGGAACTCATTGACTCCGGAGTCAGTTTCGAATCTGAAACCGATTCCGAGGTGTTGCCGAAGCTGATCAGTCAGGAAGTTGCAAAAGGAAAAAAACTTTT is a window encoding:
- a CDS encoding 3-isopropylmalate dehydratase large subunit, producing the protein MGETFAVKVLGRAAGKKVREGEIVFVEPDYILTHDNSSAIIGKFESTVPGGKVKYPGRLAIVLDHVTPAASSKNAAGHMKIREFVREQGITNFFDIGTGICHQVMPEMGLVKPGSIVVGSDSHTCTYGAFNCFATGIDRTEAAGIWITGRTWFRVPETMNIELNGSFDAAVSSKDLILTIIGDVGAGGANYMAVEFNGPAVGGLRISDRMTIANMGIEMGAKIAAFPANMLTSKYLQDLGMDTSGAVWSDHDAEYASSLEYDLSDIIPVIACPHQVDNVVPVEEMAGMKIDQVFLGTCTNGRAEDLKAAADILRGERVHAGVRMIIAPASRKQYLRAMKMGVMQDLVESGAVVLPPGCGPCLGAHQGVLAPGEKCLSTANRNFKGRMGEKEAEIYLSSPETAAASAIAGKIVDPREVLR
- a CDS encoding 3-isopropylmalate dehydratase, giving the protein MTVFYYPQNDINTDLLFPGKYTYTCATGPEIKEHLLEDLDPAFAGAVQPGDIIIAGENFGCGSSREQPSLGLKYVGVKAVIAKSFARIFYRSAINQGLLLVQSPEAVDYFTEGDEIAIDPASGEVHVGSSIFTFPPLPDEMLDILKDGGLLNHIKKEYTTGDEA
- a CDS encoding outer membrane beta-barrel protein codes for the protein MRFNTVIQITLLIMVSVLPSAASDGISVSVGPMISNLAPMDSVYENRFLTPGTSAGIAVDIDAPGILDFRITGEYFWKNSSPIGWDGELSAFLISIMPLAEYNVFKKLSVFAGAGGVFITGKYSGTDDFGEYVEAQGNSAGFTFSVGAEVNLLGPVSGRMEYRRSFANITMDSAVIDGVESSVYPAAEADLGSSQFSITFPVSLFGSEGSIF
- a CDS encoding phosphoglucosamine mutase — its product is MKPIISGSGIRGIFGKSLTVANAAEFASAFGVLSGRGPVVVGRDTRRSGPAVEAAVSAGLMSVGCDPILLGIVPTPTVQLEAMKEGIRGGIAITSSHNPGEWNALKLIGGDGVFLRSDDRERLMVLLSTEMKHSDYREVGIPRELSGAVERHIEGVLSLPWLVSEGRPLSAVLDVTGGAAAPFAPMLMDRLGVEFTVINSEMTPSGDFPRVAEPTVESLRELSDAVKDENADIGFAFDPDGDRLALVDENGRIIGEDYTVALAIDFILAERPGPAVVNLSTSRLAEDAAGKHGCRLYRSPVGEVNVVEEMEKRGAIIGGEGNGGVIDRAFHAGRDSGVAMACAVSFLRSYPGSSIGTWAESYPSYSMFKRKLPFKAEFEVLKSRLLEEFGPADDTRDGLWYSRDGGWMHIRPSGTEPVVRFIAENRENGYIDNDFRIFSITMENLCAE